GGGCCGGAAAGACGACGCTCGTCCGGGCGCTGACCGGCACGACCGTACCGGACTCGGGTTCCGCAACGATCCTCGGCGCCGAGCCGTCGGCCGTCGACCGAGACCGGCTGGCGGTGCTTCCACAGGACTTTTCGCCGCCGGATCGGCTCACCGCGCGCGAACTGCTCGCGTACTACGCCGGCCTGTACGACGAGGCGCGCGACCCCGAAACCGTCCTCGAGGACGTCGGGCTCGAGGCCGCAGGCGACACGTGGTACGAGAGCCTCTCCGGCGGCCAGCAACGGCGGGTCTGCGTCGGCGCAGCCCTGGTCAACGACCCCGACCTGCTCTTTCTCGACGAGCCGACGACCGGCATCGACCCCGCGGGTAGACGAACCGTGTGGGGGCTGCTCGAGGACCTCGCAGCCGGCGGGACGACCATCGTCCTGACGACCCACGACATGGCCGAGGCCGAGCGTCTCGCCGACCGGGTCGGCCTGCTCGCGAACGGGTCGCTTCTCGCGCAGGGAGCGCCCGCCGAACTCGTCGCCGAGCACGGCGGCTCGAGCCGTTTGAGAATCGAGCTCGAGTCGACCGGCGACGGTGCCGACGACAGCGTCGACGGCGACAACGAGCCCAGCGGGCGGGACGCCGACACCAGCGCCGATCGCCAGCCCGCCGACACCGGAACCGATAGCGACGTCTCCACAGCGACCGTCGCCTTCGAGTCACTTCCCTATCCCGTCGACTCGAGCCCGAACGAACTCGTCGTCCGCGACCTCCCGCCAACCGACATCGGCGACGTGGTCGAGGCCCTCGAGGCCGCGGGCGTGAGCTACACCGGCCTCGAGTGGGCCGAACCGAGCCTCGAGGACGTCTACCTGTCGCTGGCGGGCGACCTCGAGGGTGGCTCGGTGAGCGCCGGAGGCGAACCGGGACGGGAGGGACGAGCGCGTGACGAGGTGGCGACCGACGGTGGCGAGTGCCTCGAGGCCATCGACGAGCGCACTACCGAGGTCCTCGATCAAGGAGGTGACCCGCGATGAGCCGCCTCGGCCGCCTCCAGGCCCAGATCGACGCCGATTGGCGATCGTTCGCCCGTCGACGGACCGCCGTCTTCTTCACGTTCTTCTTCCCCGTGATCCTGATCGTCATCTTCGGTGCCCTCGTTCGCACCGACCCGACGGGCGGCGGCCTCTTCGCCGAACCGGCGGCCTACTACGTCCCCGGCTACCTCGCGGTCGTCGTCCTCTTCACGCCGTTCTCGCGGCTCGGGAGCGAGGTCGCCCGCCACCGCGAGGGGAACCGCTTCGAAAAACTGGCGACGACCCCGCTCTCCCGCGCCGAGTGGCTGGGCTCCCAGACCGTCGTCAACGCGGCGATCATCGGCCTGGCGAGCCTGCTCATCCTCGCGCTCGTCGTCGTCCTCACGGGTGCCGAGATCGTCTACTCGCCGCTACTCGTTCCCTACGTGTTCGTCGGCGTCGTCTGCTTCTGTGGCATCGGGGCGATGATCGGGAGCTACACCGACTCCCAGGACGGCGCCGTCGCCGCGAGCAACGCCCTCGGGCTTCCCCTGCTCTTTCTCTCCGAGACGTTCGTCCCGCTCGAGCAACTGCCCGGCTGGTTCGAGCCAGTCGTGGCCCTCTCGCCCCTGACGTACTTCGCCCGCGGCGTTCGCGCGGTCACGTACCCCGAGGCGGCGTCGGGCACCGCGGGCGTCGCTGGGGTCGATCCGGCGCTCGGGAACCTCACGGTCCTCGCCGCGCTCGCCGTCCTGGCGTTCGCACTGGGGGCTCGATCGATTCCGCAGACGGACTGACGGGAGGTGAAAACTACTCGACCGCGTCGGCCATCCGCTCGCTGAAGTCCCACCCGTAGACGACGCCGGGGTCGACGGTGATCGTCACCTCGGTACGATCCTTTTCGAGCAACGAGCGCGCGAGTTTCGAGTCCGTCCCGCCGAGGTACCGCTCGAGCAGTTCGCGCAGGACCGCTTTCTCGGGATCCGGGTCGACCGTCGCCGTCCCCGACCCACGGACGCCGGCGTACGGTGGCTCGTTGGTCGAAACCTCGAACGCGACGCTCGGATCGTGCCCGAGGTATCGGACGACGTCGGCGTCCGCGCCGGTCGCACACCGAAAGACGCCGTCGCGGTGCTGGAACCATAGCGAGAGCATCCAGAGACGACCGGCAGGCGTGTGACAGGCGAGGCGAATCGGAACCGTCGCCTCGTCGAGATAGTCGTCGATTTCCGCCCTCGAGAGCGAGCCGCGAATCTTCATGGAGTCCCCGTCGACGAGTCGAGGTAAAAAGCCGCCACCCAGTGTGGGTCTGCGTCCCGAAGCGAGCGGCGGCACTTCCGAGCATATCGAGTCACTCCTCCTCGACCGGCGGCCAGTACCAGGCGTCGGCCCTGACCACGCCCAGGAGGTGCCGACGCCGCGTCTCGGATTCCTCGAGGGTTCGCTCGAAGTCGTCGTCCGAGACCGTGCCGATGCCGGCCTCGCGCAGGCGGTCGAGATCCGGCGGCGGCGGCACCTCCGTAGCCGGTTCGATGAACGCCGCGTCGAGGGTTTCGAGGTAGTCGTCCGTGCTCGAACGAGCGTGGGTAAGGACCGTCTCGTTCGGTCGGTTCTCCGCCTCGACGGCGTGGCGAAGCAGCGTGATCGCCTCGTCCAGGATCGGTACCGCCATCGCGGAGGCCCGACCTCCCTGCTCGCTGTGGTAGTAGTGCAAAATTGGGTAGGACTTGTGCTGTTCGGCCAGCAGGCTCAACTGCGTCGCGACCGACTCGAGGGGACGCTCGAGACCCTCGAAAGAGTCGCCGTCCCACCCCGTATTGACGAATTCCTCGCTGCTGTTCCCCAGTCCCGTGACGTCGCTGGCGAACGATCGCTTCGACGAGACGGCACCCAGAACCGTGATCACGTAGGAAACGCCGAGCGTGACGAACGCCATCCCCGTCGCCGTGGTAAACGAACTCGCGATCTCCCAGGTGCTCGAGGTAGGCGTGTAGTCGCCGTTACCGCTCGTGAACATCGTGTAGGCAACGTAGTAGAGCCGCCCCGCCCAGTCGGCCGGGGCGCTCGTCTGGGTGCTCCGGAGCGCGACATCTCCACCGGCAAAGAGGAACGTCCAGCCAGCCCAGAGGAGGCCGATCCACATGGCGAGCGTGAGGGTGAGGATCAGCGGGCCGGCCGTGCTGAGCGCTCGTGGTCGGCTCCGACCCACGGCGCGAAGTATCCGCCAGGTACCCGTCGTCAGATGCCTCGAGAGCGGACCGGCGCCGCCGTCGACCCAGAGGGTCGTCCAGATGATGTCGACGATCACGGCGACCAGGAGGGCGGCGCCGAGACCGAGATACAGCCATTGCATACCTCGTTTCACGACGCCGATATCCGTCAAAGGATCGCGTGACAATGCCCACTGTCGAACCCACGGTTTCGATTTCGATTTCGATCCCGATCCCAATCGACGATTGCCAGAGGCACCGACTCGAGTGCGCGAACCGATGTCAGCGGTCAGTCAGCGATCAACCGACGACCAGCCAACTGAACTCGTAAGTGTAGACGTGATCGAGCAACAGGTAGGTGACGACGCCGAGGACGAGGCTCAGGAGCCACGATCCAGCGGCGAATCGCCCGACTCGAGCGTGGGCCGTCCGGCGCAGTTCCGCGGGGGTGTGCGTCAACCCGAGCAACAGCGCGTAGAGCACCAGCGGGACGGCGACGATCGATAGCAGGATGTGAATCGCGAGCATGAGCAGGTAGGCGGTCCGCACGAGGTCGGGCCCGACGAAGGACTTGGTCCCGCCACCGCCTACCCGGATCAGGTAGACCACGAGAAACAGGAGGATGAGCGCAAATGCGGTCAGCATCGCGAGACGGTGTTTCTCGACCTCGCCGTTACGAATCCAGTACCAGCCAGCGGCGAGGAAGACGGTCGTCGTCGCGTTGATGAGCGCGATGGCGCTCGAGAAGACGTTCACCTGTGCGTTCGTCAGGTCGGGGTAGATGGGCAGGTCGAGCAGGAACGTCCCGAGGACGAGGCCGTAGCCGACGACCGTCAGGAGTATCGTCGCCCGGAGCGGGTGGTTCCTGATCCGCCGTTTCGCGGTCGCGGTTGCGGTGGCCATTGTCGGAGGTTTGGACGCGTTTCGTATCTGTCTTACCCTTTTCCCGTTAGTCGTCTGCTTCCCTCGGTTCTCGACGTCTGACGACATCGCTCTGGCAATCGCTCCAGTAATCGGTCTCGAAGTCGGTCTCGAAGTCGGTCTCGTACTGTACTATATATTATATAGTGTCGTGTTTGCCGTCCGGCCCGCCTCTCGAGGCGGTTCGAGTCCGGTACCAAACCCTCTGCGGCGTCCACTCGCGTCGGATCGTCGGTTCGCGGTCGCAATTGCGCGGAGCGCCACCTTTTTGCTCGCGTACCGCCCAGGGTCGAGCACATGGTCGCACAGACGATGGATCGAGTTCCGCGTGTTTTCTAGTTACAGCCGTCTAGCCGACGCTCGAGGTGACGACCGATGCTGACGAGCACCGCCGCCGTCGCGCGAGCGGGCCTCGACGGCATCGCCGTCAAACCCGCCGAGTGTGACGTCCTGGACGCCCGAGACGTCCCCGTCGACACGATTGCCGTCGACTACGAGGGACGAGACCACCTGCCGAGCACCGAAACCCTCGAGACGCTTGCCAGGACGGCCGACGTCCGGGTCACGGCGCCGGTCCGTGCCAACGGGTTCGACCCGCTGGGGGACGATTCCCTGCTGTCGGCACTGCCCGAGACCGTCGGTCGCGTCTTCGTCGCCGGCCACCCGGCCTACCTGAGCGAAACCGAGCGAACCCGGTCGGTCGCTCCGCGTCTCGGAGCCGCCCTCGAGGCCGCGCCGGACGCCTGGGTCGGCACCGAGAGCGTCGAGCGCGTCGCAATGGCGACCGGCGCGACCCAGTACGACCTGCTCTCGCGGACGACCGAGCGTGAGCTCCGGGCCATCCGCGCGGCCGGCTTTGCAGGCAAAGTCGCCGTCTACGCACCGACGGTCCTCAGCGACGACGAGGACGTCGTCCTGGACGCTGTGGGCGCCTACATCTCGAGGCGCCGGCCTGTCTCGCGAGCGCTCCCCGAGGGCGCACCCGTCGATTCGACGGCGAGTGACCGAGCGCGAGAGGTGCTGTTGGCCGCCGCCGACGACTACGCCCTCGTGGGAACCGAACGCGAGGTCGCCGCCCGGACGAACGCGCTCCAGGAGGCGGGCGCGACCACGGTCGTCGGCTACCCGGCCCAGGGACTCGAGTCGCTGCTCGAGTAATTCTCGGCCCAAATCCACTCTCGACGATCCGACACGAGCCGACGTTTCAGCGAGAAACCACCTACAGGTAAGTGCCCCCGACGCCCACGGTGGCACATGACACTGCTCGCTGAACAGACGACCACGGCGGCCACCGACGCGCTCGAGGCCGCCGAGGTCGCCGTCCTCCCGACCGGGAGCACCGAACAGCACGGCCCGGCCCTGCCGCTGGGCATGGACCACATGGCCGCGCGGGCGTTCGCCCGGACGGCCGCCGACCGCGAGGACGCCGTCGTACTCCCGACGGTGCCGGTCGGCGTCTCCGTCCATCACCGCCAGTTCGACGGGACGCTCTACGTCGCCGAGGAGACATTCGAGCGCTACGTTCGTGAAACGCTCTCGAGCCTCGCCGAACACGGCGTCCGGAAGGCCGTCGTGGTCAACGGCCACGGCGGGAACTCGGCGGCGCTGAACCGGGTCGCCCGTACGCTCCGAGACCAGGAGACGGCGTTCGCACCGCCGTGGAACTGGTGGGACGGCGTGGGCGACCTCGCCGACGACCTCTTCGACGAGAACGGCGGCCACGCAGACGCCATGGAGTCGAGCGTCCTCTGGCACGTCCGGGAGGACCTGATCCAACCGGATCGACTCGAGGAGGCCGAATCGGGCGCTAGCGAGGGCTGGGGCGAGGCGGTCCACGGCGCGAACGTCGGTTTCGACACCATCGACTTCTCCGGGAGCGGTGCGGTCGGGAAGCCGACCCGGGCCGACCCCGAGAAGGGTGAACGGCTGTTCGAAGCCGCCAGCGACGAACTCCACGCGCTGATCGACTGGCTGGCCGAGCGACCGCTCCAGGACTGCTGGCCCGCGGATCACGTATGAGCGGGAACGGACTCGACGCGACCGACGACGGCGGTGGACACCCGACGGACCCCGAACTCGCCGTCG
This region of Natronosalvus halobius genomic DNA includes:
- a CDS encoding DUF420 domain-containing protein, with translation MATATATAKRRIRNHPLRATILLTVVGYGLVLGTFLLDLPIYPDLTNAQVNVFSSAIALINATTTVFLAAGWYWIRNGEVEKHRLAMLTAFALILLFLVVYLIRVGGGGTKSFVGPDLVRTAYLLMLAIHILLSIVAVPLVLYALLLGLTHTPAELRRTAHARVGRFAAGSWLLSLVLGVVTYLLLDHVYTYEFSWLVVG
- a CDS encoding ABC transporter permease, whose amino-acid sequence is MSRLGRLQAQIDADWRSFARRRTAVFFTFFFPVILIVIFGALVRTDPTGGGLFAEPAAYYVPGYLAVVVLFTPFSRLGSEVARHREGNRFEKLATTPLSRAEWLGSQTVVNAAIIGLASLLILALVVVLTGAEIVYSPLLVPYVFVGVVCFCGIGAMIGSYTDSQDGAVAASNALGLPLLFLSETFVPLEQLPGWFEPVVALSPLTYFARGVRAVTYPEAASGTAGVAGVDPALGNLTVLAALAVLAFALGARSIPQTD
- a CDS encoding pyridoxamine 5'-phosphate oxidase family protein; protein product: MKIRGSLSRAEIDDYLDEATVPIRLACHTPAGRLWMLSLWFQHRDGVFRCATGADADVVRYLGHDPSVAFEVSTNEPPYAGVRGSGTATVDPDPEKAVLRELLERYLGGTDSKLARSLLEKDRTEVTITVDPGVVYGWDFSERMADAVE
- a CDS encoding creatininase family protein, producing the protein MTLLAEQTTTAATDALEAAEVAVLPTGSTEQHGPALPLGMDHMAARAFARTAADREDAVVLPTVPVGVSVHHRQFDGTLYVAEETFERYVRETLSSLAEHGVRKAVVVNGHGGNSAALNRVARTLRDQETAFAPPWNWWDGVGDLADDLFDENGGHADAMESSVLWHVREDLIQPDRLEEAESGASEGWGEAVHGANVGFDTIDFSGSGAVGKPTRADPEKGERLFEAASDELHALIDWLAERPLQDCWPADHV
- a CDS encoding ABC transporter ATP-binding protein, which gives rise to MRRSRTDGSQSDGREPIVDVDVNADALEKSYGETVALSGVSLTVGPGEVVGLIGPNGAGKTTLVRALTGTTVPDSGSATILGAEPSAVDRDRLAVLPQDFSPPDRLTARELLAYYAGLYDEARDPETVLEDVGLEAAGDTWYESLSGGQQRRVCVGAALVNDPDLLFLDEPTTGIDPAGRRTVWGLLEDLAAGGTTIVLTTHDMAEAERLADRVGLLANGSLLAQGAPAELVAEHGGSSRLRIELESTGDGADDSVDGDNEPSGRDADTSADRQPADTGTDSDVSTATVAFESLPYPVDSSPNELVVRDLPPTDIGDVVEALEAAGVSYTGLEWAEPSLEDVYLSLAGDLEGGSVSAGGEPGREGRARDEVATDGGECLEAIDERTTEVLDQGGDPR
- a CDS encoding potassium channel family protein — translated: MQWLYLGLGAALLVAVIVDIIWTTLWVDGGAGPLSRHLTTGTWRILRAVGRSRPRALSTAGPLILTLTLAMWIGLLWAGWTFLFAGGDVALRSTQTSAPADWAGRLYYVAYTMFTSGNGDYTPTSSTWEIASSFTTATGMAFVTLGVSYVITVLGAVSSKRSFASDVTGLGNSSEEFVNTGWDGDSFEGLERPLESVATQLSLLAEQHKSYPILHYYHSEQGGRASAMAVPILDEAITLLRHAVEAENRPNETVLTHARSSTDDYLETLDAAFIEPATEVPPPPDLDRLREAGIGTVSDDDFERTLEESETRRRHLLGVVRADAWYWPPVEEE
- a CDS encoding DUF7388 family protein: MLTSTAAVARAGLDGIAVKPAECDVLDARDVPVDTIAVDYEGRDHLPSTETLETLARTADVRVTAPVRANGFDPLGDDSLLSALPETVGRVFVAGHPAYLSETERTRSVAPRLGAALEAAPDAWVGTESVERVAMATGATQYDLLSRTTERELRAIRAAGFAGKVAVYAPTVLSDDEDVVLDAVGAYISRRRPVSRALPEGAPVDSTASDRAREVLLAAADDYALVGTEREVAARTNALQEAGATTVVGYPAQGLESLLE